The Elusimicrobiota bacterium genomic sequence CTTTCGGAGGCCGGTCGCTGGTAATCAGTATTTGTTTCCTGAAATCATAAAGCGCGTTGAAAGTATTAAAAAACTCTTCCTGGGAGCGCTGTTTTTCCGTTAAAAACTGGATATCGTCGATAAGCAGGCAGTCCAGGTTGCGGAATTTGTTCCTGAAACTTGCGGGTTTCTGGTAAGTCAGGGATTCTATGAATTCATTTATGAATTTTTCCGCGGTTATATATAAAACTTTTGCTTTATTGTTGTTTTTTAAGATCTTATTTCCGATGGAATGCAGTAAATGAGTTTTTCCCAGTCCCACGCCGCCGTAAAGAAAGATCGGGTTGTATTCTTTGCCCGGATTATTGGCTGCTGCAAAGCAGGCGGCTTTCGCGAAGCGGTTTGAAGGGCCTTCTATGAAATTCTCGAAGGAATATTTCGGGTTGAAAGATGTTTCCAGCAGTTCGTCAGCATCCTGGGATTCCTGCTGGGGTTCTTCTTTTTCAGTTTTTTTCAAAAGCAAATCCAGGTCATGCATGTGTTTAAATGCCAGGTCAATTTTTTTAATACCCGAAAGTTCTGCAATCATATTTTCTATATTTTCTTTATGGTGCAGTTTAATCCAGTTTGAAAAGAACTTGTTTGGAACCTGAATTGTGAACTTGTTTTCTTCAAGTGAAATAGGAGATAACGGTTTTATCCACAAATCATAGGATTCCTGGCTTAGCTGTTTTTTAAGAAATTCCGTGATTTTTTCCCAAATTAGATTGATTTCCATCGATTTCCCTGTTTTTTGCCAAACTTATCCACATAGTTATCAACAGGTGTGGATAAGTTGCCCAGATGCTTG encodes the following:
- the dnaA gene encoding chromosomal replication initiator protein DnaA — translated: MEINLIWEKITEFLKKQLSQESYDLWIKPLSPISLEENKFTIQVPNKFFSNWIKLHHKENIENMIAELSGIKKIDLAFKHMHDLDLLLKKTEKEEPQQESQDADELLETSFNPKYSFENFIEGPSNRFAKAACFAAANNPGKEYNPIFLYGGVGLGKTHLLHSIGNKILKNNNKAKVLYITAEKFINEFIESLTYQKPASFRNKFRNLDCLLIDDIQFLTEKQRSQEEFFNTFNALYDFRKQILITSDRPPKELQNLEERLISRFEWGVIADVKPPDLETRIAILRKKAEGEKIYVPDDVILFLASQIKSNIRKLEGSLIRIVAFSSLTGTPLTVDTAKEILSDIIRREEIQKTVTIEKIQKVVARHYHLDLKDMRSKKRTDEVAFPRQTAMYLARSLTERSTIEIGEAFGGKDHTTVLHAWNKIKTLINTDPFFAANINKLVEDVKREED